One window from the genome of Salvia miltiorrhiza cultivar Shanhuang (shh) chromosome 7, IMPLAD_Smil_shh, whole genome shotgun sequence encodes:
- the LOC130992489 gene encoding uncharacterized protein LOC130992489 produces MDMDLDDFDDGPKQGPTRASRFAPKGSKFQPKPKPKPKTEPPSSSASLSLPAPKKEEVDVKPEIKPEHENGAVAMDVELNLSEKEMEVAGESVDTELADGDGDEDEVVREIDVYFAPSVDPETRLYLFQYPLRPLWRPYELDDRCEEVRVKPTSAEVEVDLAIDVDSKNYDADADPRLKMKKQTLAPSWKPPQTNGYTVGVLNGNKLHLNPIHAAVQLRPSMSHLDETESKKKTGVSKNVEDAVKSEVQQEAKPSGMSKKQKAPEQTKDSVESWIPLKYHSVRSGITAGYLQKLIAREGSQISFSMSSDDYLNSLCPGISGDSLSSKVPPRRSLLAKPLKERFKTWLLEGSPLHRFDTLKYLAPDEPIEEVLAVLQELAVLVQGLWVPRTSLVCGTEGVNVLARNFVLLLFSKDVIIKDSQIPKSPLLSKAMKEVLHGLATKRPIFKDWKLKELPDLNFIKLYPAVVKKQQEQWDKEEMFIGDRFSGGRNGPVVKTSKSNTPANLVGSKGSNKLAAGTSSGSTPRNVMSEEVREALRKALQKLFKTTKTCSYQQISQRLRDMAVSESARSKGFAKEAVAAANSIDAFPDELQAIINEVAVNIHGICVPKSSPDHPEYDDLRKLVIDLFLGEGPNAKLKKAQIAEAAKQKHMDMSEAAYKKVLHEFCESNGSAWILKSANSN; encoded by the exons ATGGACATGGATCTCGACGATTTCGACGATGGCCCGAAACAGGGCCCGACCCGGGCTTCTCGCTTCGCGCCTAAGGGCTCAAAATTCCAGCCCAAACCCAAACCCAAGCCGAAAACCGAACCGCCATCGTCGTCGGCATCTTTGTCACTGCCCGCGCCCAAGAAGGAAGAAGTCGATGTCAAGCCCGAGATAAAGCCCGAACATGAGAACGGCGCAGTTGCAATGGATGTTGAGCTAAACCTCAGTGAGAAAGAAATGGAGGTGGCAGGTGAATCAGTGGATACTGAATTAGCggatggagatggagatgaagatgaagttgTTCGAGAAATCGATGTCTATTTTGCTCCTTCGGTTGATCCTGAGACTCGG TTATATCTGTTTCAATATCCACTTAGGCCGCTATGGCGGCCATATGAATTGGATGATAGATGCGAAGAG GTGAGAGTGAAGCCAACAAGTGCAGAAGTGGAAGTTGATTTAGCCATTGATGTTGACTCCAAGAATTATGATGCTGATGCCGATCCCaggttgaagatgaagaagcaG ACTCTTGCTCCATCATGGAAGCCACCTCAAACCAATGGATACactgttggtgttcttaatggAAATAAG TTACACTTGAATCCTATTCACGCAGCCGTGCAACTTCGACCATCGATGTCTCATCTTGATGAGACGGAATCTAAAAAGAAGACTGGCGTTTCCAAGAATGTTGAGGATGCGGTGAAGTCAGAAGTACAGCAGGAAGCGAAACCTTCTGGCATGTCAAAGAAGCAG AAAGCACCGGAGCAGACCAAGGATAGTGTAGAG AGCTGGATTCCTCTCAAGTACCACAGCGTGAGGAGTGGCATAACAGCAGGATACCTTCAAAAACTGATAGCACGAGAAGGCTCCCAGATTTCCTTTTCCATGAGCTC GGATGATTATCTGAATAGCTTGTGCCCTGGCATTTCCGGTGACAGTTTGAGTTCCAAAGTTCCTCCAAGAAG GTCCTTGCTGGCTAAACCACTAAAAGAAAGGTTTAAAACTTGGCTTCTTGAG GGCTCTCCACTTCATAGATTCGACACTCTGAAGTACCTAGCTCCAGATGAGCCTATTGAAGAAGTGTTAGCAGTCTTGCAAGAACTTGCTGTGTTAGTTCAAGGACTATGGGTTCCAAGAACCTCATTGGTGTGTGGAACTGAGGGAGTTAATGTTTTAGCTAGGAATTTTGTTCTTCTTCTATTTAgcaaggatgttataattaaggaTAGTCAAATACCTAAATCGCCTCTACTGTCTAAAGCAATGAAAGAAGTCCTGCATGGATTGGCTACAAAGAGACCTATCTTTAAAGACTGGAAACTAAAAGAGCTTCCAGATTTGAACTTCATAAAACTCTATCCTGCAGTTGTAAAGAAACAACAGGAACAGTGGGATAAGGAGGAAATGTTTATTGGTGATCGTTTTTCTGGAGGAAGGAACGGGCCTGTTGTGAAGACCTCAAAATCTAATACTCCGGCGAACCTTGTCGGATCAAAAGGTTCCAATAAACTAGCTGCAGGGACTTCAAGTGGATCAACGCCGAGAAATGTGATGTCGGAAGAAGTTCGCGAGGCTTTAAGGAAAGCCCTTCAGAAACTTTTTAAAACTACAAAGACTTGCAG TTATCAACAAATTAGCCAGCGGCTAAGGGACATGGCGGTTTCCGAGTCTGCACGTTCAAAAGGATTTGCAAAAGAGGCTGTGGCTGCAGCAAACAGCATTGATGCTTTTCCAGATGAGCTTCAGGCAATTATCAATGAAGTAGCTGTTAACATTCATGGCATCTGTGTTCCAAAATCATCACCAGATCATCCAGAATATGATGATCtgag GAAACTTGTCATCGATCTTTTTCTTGGTGAAGGACCAAATGCAAAGCTTAAAAAGGCTCAAATAGCTGAGGCTGCAAAACAGAAACATATGGACATGAGTGAGGCTGCGTATAAAAAG GTCTTGCATGAATTTTGTGAATCTAATGGCTCTGCATGGATCCTGAAGAGTGCTAATTCAAATTGA
- the LOC130993805 gene encoding uncharacterized protein LOC130993805, with protein MPREIVRLRDCDILFLLLQEVLRQHILQITLLVAYEAKSRAKKRKRGGAQSKYDIIARMPDQEKHLSRMIGLNDVDCISNLRMDRNTFGRLCRILRERGGLVNGRHVIVEEQVAMFLSVLAHHKKNRVVKFDFWRSGQTISHYVHAVLGAILRIHDIFLAKPEAVPDDCTDPRWQWFKGCLGALDGTYVNVMVSNNDKARYRTRKGQISTNVLGVCDRNLKFVYVLSGWEGSAADSRILRDAINRPHGLKVPKGFYYLCDNGYANSEGFLTPFKGVRYHLKEWGPNSGRPQNKEELFNLRHSKARNVIERAFGILKMRWGILRSTTFYPIKIQNRLIMAAFLINNFIRSEMAIDPIEQQFDTMEQALGDNEVGHVLIFAMKTLNSQLKADFTLHDVETRVDFLRDRYVSFKYLHNLPETDWDASSNVLHAHDELWRRLFKENSFFQAYHHNGEPEFFQLCKLFGLYDVKEEISHTVVVIEDSTPSKKNVSFVDLGDSASDDEVNSPIIKPKPIVCRKIIVEDACSSVSPGFPNSHTGHVAVPWSSIKKKFAAPSGSSVPPKNAFPGRPKENKKPDSTYGGSSCASSSPFK; from the exons ATGCCACGTGAAATAGTTCGTCTTCGTGACTGTGACATTTTGTTTTTATTGTTACAAGAAGTATTGCGTCAACACATTTTACAAATAACTCTTCTTGTTGCATATGAAGCTAAGTCCAGGGCTAAAAAAAGGAAACGGGGGGGAGCACAATCAAAATATGACATAATTGCTAGAATGCCTGATCAAGAGAAACACTTAAGCCGGATGATAGGTTTAAATGATGTAGATTGTATTTCAAATTTGCGTATGGATCGTAATACCTTCGGTAGATTGTGTCGTATATTGCGGGAAAGAGGAGGGTTAGTTAATGGACGTCATGTTATTGTGGAGGAACAGGTCGCTATGTTCTTATCTGTTTTGGCTCATCACAAAAAAAATAGAGTTGTAAAATTCGATTTCTGGCGGTCGGGGCAAACCATATCCCATTATGTCCATGCGGTATTAGGTGCAATATTGAGGATACATGATATTTTCTTAGCTAAACCTGAGGCTGTCCCCGACGATTGCACTGATCCGCGTTGGCAATGGTTTAAG GGTTGTCTAGGAGCATTAGATGGCACTTATGTCAATGTCATGGTGAGCAATAATGATAAGGCGAGGTATAGGACAAGAAAGGGGCAAATATCTACAAATGTGTTAGGTGTTTGTGACCGAAACTTGAAGTTCGTATACGTTCTATCCGGTTGGGAAGGTTCTGCTGCAGATTCTAGGATACTTCGTGACGCCATTAACAGGCCCCATGGGTTAAAAGTGCCGAAAG GATTTTACTATTTGTGTGACAATGGTTACGCAAATAGTGAGGGATTTCTAACACCTTTCAAAGGGGTTAGATATCACCTCAAAGAGTGGGGTCCCAATTCTGGCAGGCCACAGAACAAAGAGGAGCTCTTTAATTTGAGACATAGTAAGGCTCGTAATGTAATCGAAAGGGCATTTGGAATCTTAAAGATGCGTTGGGGGATTCTTCGATCCACGACATTTTACCcgattaaaattcaaaataggTTAATCATGGCAGCATTTTTAATCAATAATTTCATTCGCTCGGAAATGGCGATAGACCCTATAGAGCAACAGTTCGACACAATGGAGCAAGCACTTGGTGATAACGAAGTGGGACATGTTCTTATATTTGCCATGAAGACACTAAACTCTCAACTCAAGGCCGACTTCACACTACATGACGTCGAGACGCGTGTCGATTTTCTCCGTGATCGATATGTGAGCTTCAAGTACCTTCACAACCTACCGGAGACCGATTGGGATGCGTCGTCCAATGTTCTTCATGCCCACGACGAACTATGGAGGCGGCTATTCAAG GAAAACTCTTTTTTTCAAGCATATCACCACAATGGTGAGCCAGAGTTCTTTCAACTGTGTAAGCTATTCGGACTATACGACGTGAAGGAAGAGATATCCCACACTGTTGTTGTGATAGAGGACTCCACgcctagtaaaaaaaatgtgaGCTTTGTAGATCTCGGTGACTCGGCTTCGGATGACGAAGTAAATTCTCCTATAATAAAGCCTAAGCCAATTGTGTGTCGTAAAATAATTGTTGAAGATGCATGTTCCAGTGTGTCTCCGGGATTTCCAAATTCTCACACGGGTCACGTCGCAGTGCCATGGTCGTCTATAAAGAAGAAGTTCGCGGCACCATCGGGGTCTTCCGTTCCACCAAAGAATGCTTTTCCCGGCAGGCCGAAAGAGAACAAAAAACCCGACTCCACTTATGGCGGTAGCTCATGTGCTTCGTCCTCGCCTTTTAAATAG